A region from the Rheinheimera mangrovi genome encodes:
- a CDS encoding AraC family transcriptional regulator, producing the protein MAKNQSLVTSWVKRAAGETERIEACFSGLAYAPHSHDTYTLALTTAGVQSFNYRGELRHSLPGEVVILHPDETHDGQAGTDSPFAYRAISINPVDVQNILQGVSLPFLQGGVTRDPRLSQIATKLLAEFDRPLETLEQQDLIFAFASCLQLITCNSVQHTKANYHAIKRVREYIDDVIAIDSCMHIDISLDELAAISHYSKWQVTRDFRSLYGTTPYRYVTLKRLQKAKALIERGLPLVQVAISSGFADQSHLTRHFKTCFGTTPKVWAKLNQC; encoded by the coding sequence ATGGCTAAAAACCAGAGTTTAGTAACCAGTTGGGTAAAAAGAGCTGCTGGAGAAACTGAGCGCATCGAAGCCTGTTTTAGCGGGCTTGCTTATGCGCCACATAGCCATGACACCTACACTTTGGCGTTAACAACAGCTGGCGTGCAAAGCTTTAATTATCGTGGCGAATTACGCCATTCCCTGCCAGGTGAAGTGGTGATATTGCACCCCGACGAAACTCACGACGGCCAGGCAGGAACAGATAGCCCCTTTGCGTATCGCGCTATCAGCATCAACCCTGTTGATGTGCAGAATATTTTGCAGGGTGTCAGCCTGCCCTTCTTGCAAGGTGGAGTCACCAGAGATCCGCGACTTAGCCAGATCGCCACAAAGCTGTTGGCTGAATTTGATCGTCCACTGGAGACACTGGAGCAGCAAGACCTCATCTTTGCATTTGCCAGCTGTTTACAGCTGATAACATGCAACAGCGTTCAACATACCAAAGCAAACTACCACGCCATAAAACGAGTCCGTGAATACATTGATGATGTCATCGCTATTGACTCCTGTATGCACATCGACATCAGTTTGGATGAACTGGCCGCTATTTCACACTACAGCAAGTGGCAAGTAACCCGCGATTTCAGATCCCTTTACGGTACAACGCCTTACCGCTACGTCACACTCAAGCGACTGCAAAAAGCCAAAGCCTTAATTGAGCGGGGCTTGCCCTTAGTGCAGGTAGCTATCAGTAGCGGCTTTGCCGATCAAAGCCATCTGACCCGACACTTTAAAACCTGTTTTGGTACCACACCCAAAGTGTGGGCAAAACTGAATCAATGCTAA
- a CDS encoding sigma-54-dependent transcriptional regulator produces the protein MKALQLLVVEDDLAQRGLLSQLLTSDGYLVHQADSTASAIVALKNQPELALVLCDWKLGSGSGADVLQYVRTECPALGFVVATAYGSVSHAVDAIQAGADDYLSKPFKRQELLLAISKGLRARQLRLQNQQLSAQLTEQQQLVDLIGHAPCMQLLFQRIQRVAGSNVTVLISGESGTGKELAARALHQLSPRKNAPFIAINCGAIPESLAEAELFGAEKGAYTGAVQSKAGKFEAAQGGTVFLDEIAELPLPLQAKLLRLLQEGTVTRLGSHHEIKLNLRIIAASHQDLATAVQQGRFRQDLFYRLNVVPVHMPALRERTEDIPGLIQHFFQLQQSRYKTSLPALSKTALKALMAYPWPGNVRELSNKIERFVLLQDEQELLADLQPQKPEPAAGLFQLPEAGLDFEALERSCLEQALQLSNGNKTKAAKLLQLNYKAFLYRLEKFQLDGKK, from the coding sequence ATGAAAGCATTGCAATTATTAGTGGTTGAAGACGACCTGGCACAACGTGGTTTATTAAGCCAGTTACTGACATCTGACGGTTATCTGGTGCACCAGGCGGACAGCACTGCATCAGCTATAGTGGCGTTAAAGAATCAGCCAGAGCTTGCGCTGGTGCTTTGTGACTGGAAGCTTGGTTCCGGCAGTGGCGCTGATGTGTTGCAGTATGTACGTACCGAATGTCCTGCTTTGGGTTTTGTTGTGGCCACGGCTTATGGCTCAGTCAGCCATGCGGTTGACGCTATTCAGGCCGGAGCTGATGATTATCTGTCTAAGCCATTTAAACGGCAGGAACTACTGCTGGCTATCAGTAAAGGTTTGCGGGCGAGGCAATTGCGCCTGCAAAACCAGCAGTTGAGTGCCCAATTGACCGAGCAGCAACAACTGGTTGATTTGATTGGCCATGCGCCATGTATGCAACTGCTGTTTCAGCGCATTCAACGTGTTGCAGGCAGTAATGTGACTGTGCTTATCAGTGGTGAAAGTGGTACAGGTAAAGAGTTGGCAGCTCGTGCTTTGCATCAGTTATCGCCACGTAAAAATGCACCTTTTATTGCGATCAACTGCGGTGCCATTCCGGAAAGTCTGGCCGAAGCCGAGCTTTTTGGGGCTGAAAAAGGAGCCTACACAGGGGCTGTTCAAAGCAAAGCCGGAAAGTTTGAAGCTGCTCAGGGTGGTACTGTCTTTTTGGATGAAATTGCAGAACTGCCATTACCTCTGCAAGCCAAGTTATTACGCTTGTTGCAGGAAGGGACTGTAACCCGGTTGGGTAGCCATCATGAAATCAAACTGAACTTGCGAATTATTGCCGCCAGCCATCAGGATTTAGCGACCGCAGTGCAGCAGGGACGATTTCGTCAGGATCTGTTTTACCGCCTGAATGTGGTGCCCGTGCATATGCCTGCTTTACGTGAGCGCACTGAAGATATTCCGGGTCTTATCCAACATTTTTTTCAGCTGCAACAAAGCCGTTATAAAACCAGTTTGCCTGCCTTATCAAAAACAGCGCTCAAAGCCCTCATGGCCTATCCGTGGCCCGGCAATGTGCGCGAGCTCAGCAATAAAATTGAGCGTTTTGTCTTGTTGCAGGATGAACAGGAATTGCTGGCCGATTTACAGCCTCAAAAACCAGAGCCAGCTGCAGGCCTGTTTCAACTGCCTGAAGCCGGCCTGGACTTCGAAGCTCTGGAGCGCAGTTGCCTGGAACAAGCCTTGCAATTGAGCAATGGCAATAAAACCAAAGCGGCCAAATTACTGCAGCTGAACTACAAGGCATTTTTATACCGGCTGGAGAAATTTCAGCTGGATGGTAAAAAGTAA
- a CDS encoding sensor histidine kinase: MSIQKALLIGISVLLLLLSLSQLATLWWFQQQLQQELTTQSGQLSRIVLARTAENISRIKQPEAVTTSAVATKAKAIVQVEEGIKVIQLSDNALPAEMQQQLDKTLKELREQSPTAGNWVQKFQLEQKGSSQILIQNYLQNQIMAFIIIAVLAFFLASWLGYRFIAPLQLLVQGFRRLAAGEHKVQLASQFRLKEYRYVLEQFNQTSLQLDQLAEHREQLQQQQQLVELGEISRGLVHALRNPIHTMALALEQLPQASAEQQQLQKLVEHKMQHINRTLTALLTLSCEGVDRSQTVNLNTLLHDIALEFSAQPVRLNLTLPEQLKLQGAEAELRSIFHAVISNAVEASPAGSEVQISLRSIQNSVLLEVVDQGSGLDPAIAEQLFQPHVSNKAEGAGMGLYLCQRLLHRYYQGKVTLENTVEGGCIARIELCHIEGETT, encoded by the coding sequence ATGAGTATTCAAAAAGCCTTGTTAATAGGGATCAGTGTCTTGCTGCTGCTGTTAAGCCTGAGCCAGCTTGCTACCCTCTGGTGGTTTCAACAGCAATTGCAGCAGGAACTGACGACCCAAAGCGGCCAGTTAAGCCGCATTGTTTTAGCCCGTACCGCAGAAAACATCAGCCGGATTAAACAGCCAGAGGCCGTCACCACATCAGCTGTTGCAACAAAGGCTAAGGCGATAGTTCAGGTAGAGGAGGGCATAAAAGTCATTCAGCTGTCGGACAATGCTCTGCCTGCCGAGATGCAACAACAACTGGATAAAACCCTGAAGGAGTTGCGTGAACAAAGCCCCACTGCAGGCAACTGGGTACAAAAATTCCAACTGGAGCAAAAAGGCAGTAGCCAGATACTGATCCAGAACTATCTGCAAAACCAGATCATGGCATTTATCATCATTGCTGTGCTGGCATTTTTTTTAGCCAGCTGGCTTGGGTATCGTTTTATTGCACCTTTACAGTTGCTGGTTCAGGGCTTTCGCCGCCTTGCTGCGGGTGAACACAAGGTGCAACTTGCCAGTCAGTTCAGGCTGAAAGAATATCGTTATGTGTTGGAGCAATTTAATCAAACCAGTTTGCAATTGGATCAACTGGCAGAACACCGTGAGCAATTACAACAACAGCAACAATTAGTGGAACTGGGGGAAATCAGCCGTGGCCTGGTGCATGCGCTGCGTAACCCTATCCATACGATGGCATTGGCTTTGGAGCAATTGCCACAGGCATCTGCAGAGCAACAGCAGTTACAGAAACTGGTTGAACACAAAATGCAGCATATCAACCGCACTTTAACAGCGCTGCTAACTTTAAGCTGCGAAGGCGTGGATCGCAGTCAGACTGTCAACTTAAATACCTTGCTGCATGATATAGCGCTGGAATTCAGCGCTCAGCCAGTCCGGCTCAATTTAACATTACCTGAGCAGTTGAAGCTGCAAGGAGCAGAGGCCGAACTTCGCAGTATCTTTCATGCGGTGATTAGCAATGCAGTGGAAGCGAGCCCTGCTGGCTCAGAAGTACAAATCAGCCTTAGGTCTATACAAAACAGCGTACTGCTGGAGGTCGTGGATCAGGGCTCAGGCTTAGATCCAGCCATTGCTGAGCAGTTGTTTCAACCTCATGTTAGCAACAAAGCCGAAGGGGCTGGGATGGGACTTTATCTTTGTCAGCGTTTATTACACAGGTATTATCAGGGGAAAGTGACTTTGGAAAATACGGTCGAAGGTGGCTGCATTGCTCGTATTGAGCTCTGTCACATCGAAGGGGAAACCACATGA